Proteins encoded in a region of the Pseudomonas syringae KCTC 12500 genome:
- a CDS encoding gamma-butyrobetaine hydroxylase-like domain-containing protein: MLPTAIQLHKASKTLTLKYAPDEEYHLPAEFLRVHSPSAEVQGHGRPILQFGKLGVGLTKVEPAGQYALKLTFDDGHDSGLFTWEYLYELATRQASLWEDYLQELEKAGKSRDPSEHVIKLML; encoded by the coding sequence ATGCTCCCAACCGCCATCCAACTGCATAAAGCCTCCAAAACCCTGACGCTGAAATACGCGCCGGATGAGGAATACCATTTGCCCGCCGAATTTCTGCGGGTGCATTCCCCTTCTGCCGAGGTTCAGGGCCACGGCCGGCCGATCCTGCAATTCGGCAAACTGGGAGTCGGCCTGACCAAGGTCGAGCCCGCCGGGCAATATGCGCTGAAACTGACCTTCGATGACGGCCATGACAGCGGCCTGTTTACCTGGGAATACCTGTACGAACTGGCCACACGCCAGGCGTCGCTGTGGGAAGACTACTTGCAGGAACTCGAAAAAGCCGGCAAGTCCCGCGACCCTTCCGAACACGTCATCAAACTGATGCTCTGA
- the hslU gene encoding ATP-dependent protease ATPase subunit HslU: MSMTPREIVHELNRHIIGQDDAKRAVAIALRNRWRRMQLPEELRVEVTPKNILMIGPTGVGKTEIARRLAKLANAPFIKVEATKFTEVGYVGRDVESIIRDLADAAIKLLREQEIVKVRHRAEDAAEERILDALLPPARVGFNEDPAQSSDSNTRQLFRKRLREGQLDDKEIEIEINEAVGVDISAPPGMEEMTNQLQSLFANMGKGKTKSRKLKVKEALKLVREEEAGRLVNEEELKAKALEAVEQHGIVFIDEIDKVAKRGNSGGVDVSREGVQRDLLPLIEGCTVNTKLGMVKTDHILFIASGAFHLSKPSDLVPELQGRLPIRVELKALSPQDFERILSEPHASLTEQYRELLKTEGLKIEFKPEGIKRLAEIAWQVNEKTENIGARRLHTLLERLLEEVSFSAGDLAISPDAAPIEIDAEYVNSHLGDLAENEDLSRYIL, translated from the coding sequence ATGTCAATGACTCCCCGCGAAATCGTCCATGAACTCAATCGCCATATCATCGGCCAGGACGATGCCAAGCGCGCCGTGGCCATTGCCCTGCGCAATCGCTGGCGCCGCATGCAGTTGCCTGAAGAACTGCGTGTCGAAGTAACCCCCAAGAACATTCTGATGATCGGCCCGACCGGTGTCGGCAAGACCGAAATCGCCCGTCGTCTGGCCAAGCTCGCCAACGCACCGTTCATCAAGGTCGAAGCCACCAAATTCACCGAAGTGGGTTATGTAGGTCGCGATGTAGAGTCGATCATCCGTGATCTGGCCGATGCCGCGATCAAGCTGCTGCGTGAACAGGAAATCGTCAAGGTGCGTCATCGTGCCGAAGATGCCGCCGAAGAGCGCATCCTCGATGCCCTGTTGCCACCGGCCCGGGTCGGCTTCAACGAAGATCCGGCGCAGAGCAGCGATTCCAATACCCGTCAGCTGTTCCGCAAGCGCCTGCGCGAAGGCCAGCTGGATGACAAGGAAATCGAGATCGAGATCAACGAAGCGGTTGGTGTCGATATCTCCGCGCCGCCTGGCATGGAAGAGATGACCAATCAGTTGCAGAGCCTGTTTGCCAACATGGGCAAGGGCAAGACCAAGAGCCGCAAGCTCAAGGTCAAGGAAGCGCTCAAGCTGGTACGCGAAGAAGAAGCGGGCCGTCTGGTCAATGAAGAAGAGCTGAAAGCCAAGGCCCTGGAAGCGGTCGAGCAACATGGCATCGTGTTCATCGACGAGATCGACAAAGTTGCCAAACGCGGTAATTCGGGCGGTGTCGACGTGTCCCGTGAAGGCGTGCAGCGCGACCTGCTGCCGCTGATCGAAGGTTGCACCGTGAACACCAAACTGGGCATGGTCAAGACCGACCACATCCTGTTTATCGCCTCGGGTGCGTTCCATTTGAGCAAACCCAGCGATCTGGTCCCCGAGCTGCAAGGCCGTCTGCCGATCCGCGTTGAACTCAAGGCGCTGTCGCCCCAGGACTTCGAGCGCATCCTCAGCGAGCCGCATGCGTCGTTGACCGAACAGTACCGCGAGCTGCTCAAGACCGAAGGTCTGAAGATCGAGTTCAAGCCTGAAGGCATCAAGCGCTTGGCCGAGATTGCCTGGCAGGTCAACGAGAAGACCGAGAACATCGGTGCCCGCCGCCTGCACACGCTGCTTGAGCGCCTGCTTGAGGAAGTCTCGTTCAGCGCCGGTGACCTGGCCATCAGCCCTGACGCAGCGCCGATCGAGATCGACGCGGAATACGTCAACAGCCACCTCGGTGATCTGGCAGAAAACGAAGACCTGTCACGTTATATTCTCTGA
- the hslV gene encoding ATP-dependent protease subunit HslV: protein MTTIVSVRRHGKVVMAGDGQVSLGNTVMKGNAKKVRRLYHGEVIAGFAGATADAFTLFERFEAQLEKHQGHLVRAAVELAKDWRTDRSLSRLEAMLAVANKDASLIITGNGDVVEPEDGLIAMGSGGAFAQAAARALLLKTDLSAREIAETSLHIAGDICVFTNHNITIEEQDLAG from the coding sequence TTGACCACCATCGTTTCAGTGCGCCGCCACGGTAAAGTCGTCATGGCTGGCGACGGCCAGGTTTCTCTGGGCAACACCGTCATGAAAGGCAACGCCAAAAAGGTACGCCGCCTGTATCACGGTGAAGTGATCGCCGGATTCGCTGGCGCGACCGCCGATGCATTCACGCTGTTCGAACGCTTCGAGGCCCAACTGGAAAAACACCAGGGGCATCTGGTTCGTGCAGCCGTCGAACTGGCCAAGGACTGGCGTACCGATCGCTCGCTGAGTCGTCTCGAAGCCATGCTGGCCGTCGCCAACAAGGACGCCTCGCTGATCATTACCGGCAACGGTGACGTGGTCGAGCCCGAGGACGGCCTGATCGCCATGGGCTCCGGCGGCGCATTCGCTCAGGCCGCAGCACGCGCCCTGCTACTCAAGACCGACCTGTCGGCCCGCGAAATTGCCGAGACTTCCCTGCATATCGCCGGCGACATCTGCGTGTTCACCAACCACAACATCACCATTGAGGAGCAGGACCTCGCTGGCTAA